A single window of Sparus aurata chromosome 12, fSpaAur1.1, whole genome shotgun sequence DNA harbors:
- the tmem250 gene encoding transmembrane protein 250, whose translation MPVIPIPRRVRSFHGPHTTCMHSACGSTHASKLVRTKYNNFDLYLRSRCMYSFLRFLLYFGCSLLTSLLWVALSALFFLQYVSVRVLLRLQYKLSVILLLLGHRRLDFGVLNDLIIYSMQITMFLVGGLGWCFMVFVDM comes from the coding sequence ATGCCTGTGATCCCCATCCCACGGCGGGTGCGCAGCTTCCATGGCCCCCACACTACCTGCATGCACTCGGCCTGTGGGTCGACGCACGCTTCCAAGCTAGTGCGCACCAAGTACAATAACTTTGACCTCTACCTGCGCTCGCGCTGCATGTACAGCTTCCTCCGTTTCCTCCTCTACTTTGGCTGCAGCCTGCTGACCTCTCTGCTCTGGGTGGCGCTCtccgccctcttcttcttgcaGTACGTCAGCGTGCGCGTACTCCTGCGGCTGCAGTACAAGCTGTCCGTCATCCTGCTGCTGTTGGGGCACAGGCGCCTGGACTTTGGGGTGCTCAATGACCTGATCATCTACAGCATGCAGATCACCATGTTTCTGGTGGGAGGGCTCGGCTGGTGCTTCATGGTGTTTGTGGACATGTAG